The proteins below come from a single Triticum aestivum cultivar Chinese Spring chromosome 5D, IWGSC CS RefSeq v2.1, whole genome shotgun sequence genomic window:
- the LOC123121373 gene encoding FCS-Like Zinc finger 6: MRRTTSLTEVAPPSVLAVVLEEEDEDEQVKAVVQAEEGGAGGGQDWLAALGGGSGAPGTDWLAAYRARAAPARAGLRRNSADYSKVETAAFLRHCGLCRRLLGPGRDTFMYKGEAAFCSLECRQQHITHEEWKDKCTSRSMSEAAAPATSRGRSGKTDTGGTVAAA; encoded by the exons ATGAGGCGAACGACGAGCTTGACGGAGGTCGCGCCGCCGTCGGTGCTGGCGGTGGTgttggaggaagaggacgaggacgagCAGGTCAAGGCGGTGGTGCAGGCCGAAGAAGGTGGCGCCGGCGGGGGGCAGGACTGGCTGGCGGCCCTAGGCGGCGGCAGCGGTGCCCCCGGGACGGACTGGCTAGCGGCGTACCGCGCGCGCGCGGCGCCGGcgcgggcggggctccggcggaaCTCGGCCGACTACTCCAAGGTCGAGACCGCCGCGTTCCTCCGCCACTGCGGCCTCTGCCGCCGCCTCCTCGGCCCCGGCCGCGACACCTTCATGTACAA GGGCGAGGCGGCGTTCTGCAGCCTGGAGTGCCGGCAGCAGCACATAACGCACGAGGAGTGGAAGGACAAGTGCACGTCAAGGTCCAtgagcgaggcggcggcgccggcgaccaGCCGCGGCCGCTCCGGCAAGACCGACACCGGCGGCACGGTGGCGGCGGCCTGA